One genomic window of Deinococcus metalli includes the following:
- a CDS encoding response regulator transcription factor produces MRLLIVEDDPHIAELLRDGLSEDGYEIDVAPSATVGAELAQLFPYGLLIVDVMLPEGIDAGYVLGRQLRAAGVVTPILYLTARGTVADRVQGLDAGGDDYLLKPFDFTELSARVRALLRRASGNAQNTVQLPGGWVMDLAGRELYRAGVRADLARREFGLLELLALNPGRVFTRDEIIDRLWSGDANVEPKVIDVYVSIIRRKTDDTLIVTLRGTGYRLGGAG; encoded by the coding sequence ATGCGGCTGTTGATCGTCGAGGACGACCCACACATCGCGGAACTGCTCCGCGACGGGTTGAGCGAGGACGGCTATGAGATCGACGTGGCCCCCAGCGCCACGGTCGGTGCGGAGCTGGCTCAGCTCTTTCCGTACGGCCTGCTGATCGTGGACGTGATGCTGCCCGAGGGCATCGACGCCGGGTACGTGCTGGGCCGGCAGCTGCGCGCTGCTGGGGTGGTCACCCCGATCCTGTACCTGACGGCGCGCGGCACGGTCGCCGACCGCGTTCAGGGCCTCGACGCCGGCGGTGACGATTACCTGCTCAAACCCTTTGACTTCACCGAGCTGAGCGCCCGGGTGCGCGCCCTGCTGCGCCGGGCCAGTGGGAACGCCCAGAACACCGTGCAGCTCCCGGGCGGCTGGGTCATGGATCTGGCGGGCCGGGAGCTGTACCGCGCGGGCGTCCGCGCCGACCTCGCCCGCCGGGAGTTCGGGCTGCTGGAACTCCTGGCCCTGAACCCGGGGCGGGTGTTCACCCGCGACGAGATCATCGACCGCCTGTGGAGCGGGGACGCGAACGTCGAACCCAAGGTGATCGACGTGTACGTCAGCATCATCCGGCGCAAGACCGACGACACGCTCATCGTTACGCTGCGCGGCACTGGATACCGGCTGGGCGGCGCAGGATGA
- a CDS encoding phosphatase PAP2 family protein, which translates to MMTAPVQTPRTVKRPLWVWPIAASAVPAAGVLGLGSEVLERQPITPDIGAMAWLHAHTGAGLQLFGHVMNAVGGPWVTTPLFILLPLLLGFRRRWHLALFAGVGLWLAEATQWLLKLAYGRPRPDLWPSDVYVSGLSFPSGHATAAAALAAVLIVLAWRSRWRWVVLGAGVVYAALMGLSRVVLGVHYPTDVLAGALTGLTCVMATLAVLLFLRRV; encoded by the coding sequence ATGATGACCGCACCCGTTCAGACGCCCCGCACGGTGAAGCGCCCCTTGTGGGTCTGGCCCATCGCTGCATCGGCCGTGCCCGCTGCTGGCGTACTGGGCCTCGGCAGCGAGGTGCTTGAACGCCAACCGATCACGCCGGACATCGGCGCTATGGCATGGCTGCACGCCCACACGGGCGCGGGCCTGCAGCTCTTCGGGCATGTGATGAACGCCGTAGGCGGCCCGTGGGTGACCACGCCACTGTTCATCCTGCTGCCCCTGCTCCTGGGGTTCCGCAGACGGTGGCACCTGGCGCTGTTCGCTGGTGTGGGGTTGTGGCTGGCCGAGGCGACGCAGTGGCTGCTCAAGCTCGCGTATGGCCGGCCGCGTCCAGACCTGTGGCCAAGCGACGTGTATGTCTCGGGGCTGTCGTTCCCCAGCGGACATGCCACGGCCGCGGCCGCGCTCGCCGCCGTGCTGATCGTTCTGGCATGGCGGAGCCGCTGGCGGTGGGTGGTGCTGGGCGCAGGCGTCGTCTACGCTGCGCTGATGGGCCTCTCGCGCGTGGTGCTGGGCGTGCACTACCCCACCGACGTCCTGGCCGGGGCGCTGACGGGATTGACGTGCGTCATGGCCACACTCGCGGTCTTGCTGTTCCTGAGGCGCGTCTGA
- a CDS encoding HAMP domain-containing sensor histidine kinase, producing MRLFPRLLLHHLTVVVVMAVVLVAAAEVAAHPFIGHHVDQMVRLIGPQGARLRPDLYVGMRATLTWALLTALPLALGVAALAAWVAARQVTASVRTLQDGSRALAAGEYGRRLPEGGQDELAQLAHSFNVLAGALERVEQSRVELIGNVAHELRTPVSAVRGYVEAAQDGILPVPQALQAVAREVAGMERLVGDLSLVSRVEAGRVELRVMEVDVAELLAQVQERFVLAFEERGVTLAIRRPAEDLVVPLDPERAHQILANLLRNALSHTPRGGTVRVDVRREGRGVAVTVSDTGAGIAPEHLERIFERFFRADAARTRGEGSGVGLTISRGLARAMGGELGVRSAVGRGSTFTWTLVREDRASPALRVAASVG from the coding sequence GTGCGCCTGTTTCCCCGTCTGCTGCTCCACCACCTGACGGTCGTCGTGGTCATGGCCGTGGTGCTGGTCGCGGCGGCGGAAGTCGCGGCCCATCCGTTCATCGGACATCACGTCGATCAGATGGTCCGCCTGATCGGCCCACAGGGCGCGCGGCTGCGGCCCGACCTGTATGTAGGTATGCGAGCCACCCTGACGTGGGCGCTGCTCACGGCCCTGCCGCTCGCCCTCGGGGTGGCGGCCCTGGCGGCGTGGGTGGCGGCGCGCCAGGTGACGGCGTCCGTGCGGACCCTGCAGGACGGCAGCCGGGCGCTGGCCGCCGGAGAGTACGGCCGGCGCCTGCCGGAAGGCGGGCAGGACGAACTGGCGCAGCTCGCCCACAGCTTCAACGTCCTGGCCGGGGCGCTGGAGCGGGTCGAGCAGTCGCGGGTGGAACTGATCGGGAACGTCGCCCATGAACTGCGCACCCCGGTCAGTGCGGTGCGCGGGTACGTGGAAGCGGCCCAGGACGGCATCCTGCCCGTTCCGCAGGCGCTACAGGCGGTCGCGCGGGAAGTGGCCGGCATGGAGCGCCTGGTGGGCGACCTGAGCCTGGTCAGCCGGGTCGAGGCGGGCCGGGTCGAACTCAGGGTGATGGAGGTCGATGTGGCCGAGCTGCTCGCGCAGGTGCAGGAGCGCTTCGTGCTGGCCTTCGAGGAGCGCGGCGTGACCCTGGCGATCCGGCGTCCTGCGGAGGACCTCGTCGTCCCGCTGGACCCGGAACGCGCCCACCAGATCCTGGCCAACCTGTTGCGCAACGCCCTGAGCCACACGCCGCGCGGCGGAACGGTGCGGGTGGACGTGCGCCGAGAGGGGCGTGGCGTGGCCGTGACGGTGAGTGACACCGGAGCCGGCATCGCCCCGGAGCATCTCGAGCGGATCTTTGAGCGCTTCTTCCGCGCGGACGCGGCCCGGACGCGCGGGGAGGGCAGCGGCGTGGGCCTTACCATTTCCCGCGGCCTGGCCCGCGCGATGGGCGGCGAGCTCGGGGTGCGCTCTGCCGTGGGGCGGGGCAGCACCTTCACGTGGACGCTGGTTCGCGAGGATCGGGCCAGCCCGGCGCTGCGTGTCGCGGCGTCAGTCGGATGA
- the lnt gene encoding apolipoprotein N-acyltransferase, whose translation MHHHATFWAWRSRLAHPLPPRGLVDLMWGAALGAVLITPAAVLAPLPLAALHRRVALSAGGPQALRHAFWFALGCFAVHLAWLPRSMADVLGPLGGLLTLLVLPAAAMTWAAPLALIRVVFGPRTLLALPFGWVILEALRTLGPLAFPWGTPGYALIQTPLAQLASVGGVPLLTLLVTGTASVLAGLGARRPALLGTLVVWSVGTAVGLWITPKAVPAPRSAVLVQGNIDPLHKTQGRTLEELQVYLDLTRRALQTGPADVVVWPETASPLPPSDPRTLEALRRLLSPLIVGAPGDVPGQARNSAYGVDGTVTGRQDKRVPVPFGERLPFAGVLGGVYRPVLDRLGMAGYTNLTPGTALNVLPLRLLRAGISICYESVFARLSRQAVRAGANVLVVISNDAWFGRGAGAEQHFQMGRLRAIETRRFVLRAGNDGVSAVIDPWGRVTTRAPRGERGTYRAPFGLQDTRTLYVRFGDWAVWLSVLSLAVLAGGRKCTPSRHT comes from the coding sequence GTGCACCACCACGCCACCTTCTGGGCATGGCGCTCTCGCCTGGCCCACCCGCTCCCACCCCGCGGACTTGTCGACCTTATGTGGGGCGCGGCGCTGGGTGCTGTCCTGATCACGCCTGCGGCCGTGCTCGCGCCGCTGCCACTGGCCGCCCTGCACCGCCGCGTGGCGCTCAGCGCGGGCGGTCCACAGGCCCTGCGCCACGCGTTCTGGTTCGCGCTGGGCTGTTTCGCAGTGCACCTTGCGTGGCTGCCGCGCAGCATGGCGGACGTGTTGGGGCCGCTGGGCGGCCTACTGACCCTGCTGGTGCTGCCGGCCGCCGCCATGACGTGGGCCGCGCCCCTGGCCTTGATCCGGGTGGTCTTCGGACCCCGCACCCTCCTCGCCCTCCCGTTCGGCTGGGTGATCCTCGAGGCGCTCCGCACCCTCGGCCCACTGGCTTTCCCGTGGGGCACGCCCGGCTACGCCCTGATCCAGACGCCACTGGCTCAACTCGCCAGCGTGGGGGGCGTGCCCCTGCTCACGCTGCTCGTCACCGGCACCGCCAGCGTCTTGGCGGGGCTGGGTGCCCGCCGCCCGGCCCTGCTCGGCACGCTCGTCGTGTGGAGTGTGGGGACGGCCGTCGGCCTGTGGATCACACCGAAAGCCGTCCCCGCCCCGCGTTCGGCTGTGCTCGTGCAGGGCAACATCGACCCGCTGCACAAGACTCAGGGACGCACGCTGGAAGAACTTCAGGTCTACCTCGACCTCACGCGGCGCGCCCTACAGACCGGCCCAGCCGACGTGGTCGTGTGGCCTGAGACGGCCAGTCCGCTGCCGCCCTCGGATCCGCGCACACTCGAGGCCCTGAGACGACTACTGTCCCCCCTGATCGTGGGCGCGCCGGGAGACGTGCCCGGTCAGGCCCGCAACAGCGCGTACGGCGTGGACGGCACGGTGACTGGACGGCAGGACAAACGCGTTCCCGTGCCGTTCGGGGAGCGCCTGCCCTTCGCAGGTGTGCTCGGCGGCGTGTACCGACCGGTTCTCGACCGCCTCGGGATGGCCGGGTACACGAACCTCACGCCCGGCACGGCCCTGAACGTGCTGCCCCTCCGGCTTCTGCGGGCCGGCATCAGCATCTGCTACGAGTCCGTGTTTGCGCGGCTCAGCCGTCAGGCCGTCCGCGCCGGGGCGAACGTGCTCGTGGTGATCTCCAATGACGCGTGGTTCGGGCGAGGAGCGGGCGCCGAGCAGCATTTCCAGATGGGCCGCCTGCGCGCCATTGAGACGCGGCGGTTTGTGCTGCGGGCCGGGAATGATGGCGTCAGCGCCGTGATTGACCCATGGGGCCGCGTGACGACGCGTGCGCCCCGGGGGGAACGCGGCACGTACCGCGCACCCTTCGGCCTACAGGACACGCGGACACTGTACGTGCGGTTCGGTGACTGGGCCGTGTGGCTCAGTGTCCTGTCACTCGCCGTGCTGGCGGGCGGCCGGAAATGCACCCCGAGCCGACACACCTGA
- a CDS encoding sensor histidine kinase, translating into MIANLSLRIKLTLGYALVFAVTVVLGGAGVYFAAERALGASLDATLQETASVARASIERVDGQTAFTPDLNPNADLSIELLRPDGQVIARAGNASEGTRTQFPVTPGLGTEDARRVLTLPVEGLVLRVSRSTEALSGFLETLAKLLLIGSVFMIAAACAAGYWLADRALRPVDAVVRTADAIARRGDYAERVLQAPGNDEMARLTRTVNSMLDGLSHTIEREKNFARTAAHELRTPLTVLRGRLDLTLKRPREAAEYERALLGMRGRVEALQDLTEGLLALARSEAPVALQPVDLAAVAVGASEVFEDTAHAQGKRLALEIEPTEVHAEPDGVARALGNLLENALKYGDGDVIWIRTAARELSVESLGPGPARDDWPRLLLPFERGAGVQSVEGSGLGLALVSALARRWHAQLIPEWTATTFQVHLRFPAT; encoded by the coding sequence ATGATTGCGAACCTGAGCCTTCGCATCAAACTGACCCTCGGATACGCGCTCGTGTTCGCCGTGACCGTCGTGCTGGGCGGCGCGGGCGTGTACTTTGCGGCCGAACGGGCGCTGGGCGCGTCCCTCGACGCCACGCTGCAGGAAACGGCCAGCGTGGCGCGTGCCAGCATCGAGCGGGTGGACGGACAGACGGCATTCACCCCAGACCTGAACCCCAACGCTGATCTGAGCATCGAACTCCTGCGTCCAGACGGACAGGTAATCGCGCGGGCTGGCAACGCTTCGGAAGGCACTCGCACGCAGTTTCCGGTCACGCCGGGCCTCGGTACTGAGGACGCCCGCCGCGTGTTGACCCTGCCTGTCGAGGGTCTGGTGCTGCGGGTGTCGCGTTCCACCGAGGCGCTCTCGGGCTTTCTGGAGACGCTGGCCAAGTTGCTCCTGATCGGCAGCGTCTTTATGATTGCGGCCGCCTGCGCGGCCGGGTACTGGCTGGCCGACCGCGCCCTGCGCCCCGTGGACGCCGTGGTCCGCACGGCCGACGCGATCGCCCGCCGGGGCGACTACGCCGAGCGGGTGCTCCAGGCGCCGGGCAACGATGAGATGGCCCGCCTGACGAGAACCGTGAACTCCATGCTGGACGGCCTGTCGCACACCATCGAGCGGGAGAAGAACTTCGCCCGCACGGCCGCGCACGAGTTGCGCACCCCGCTGACCGTCCTGCGCGGGCGGCTCGACCTGACCCTCAAACGCCCGCGCGAGGCGGCGGAGTACGAGCGCGCCCTGCTGGGCATGCGGGGCCGCGTGGAGGCGCTCCAGGACCTCACCGAAGGGCTGCTGGCCCTCGCCCGCAGCGAGGCGCCGGTGGCCCTCCAGCCGGTCGATCTGGCGGCCGTGGCGGTCGGCGCCAGCGAAGTGTTCGAGGATACGGCTCATGCGCAGGGCAAACGTCTGGCCCTTGAGATCGAGCCTACGGAGGTACACGCCGAGCCAGACGGCGTGGCCCGGGCGCTGGGCAACCTGCTGGAGAACGCCCTGAAGTACGGCGACGGTGACGTCATCTGGATCCGCACCGCGGCGCGTGAACTCAGCGTGGAGAGTCTCGGGCCTGGGCCGGCGCGGGACGACTGGCCCCGGCTGCTGCTGCCCTTCGAGCGTGGCGCGGGCGTGCAGAGCGTGGAGGGCAGCGGCCTGGGCCTCGCCCTGGTGTCGGCCCTCGCGCGGCGCTGGCATGCCCAGCTCATCCCAGAGTGGACGGCCACCACCTTTCAGGTTCACCTCAGGTTCCCGGCCACATGA
- a CDS encoding response regulator transcription factor, with protein MATVLIVDDDPAIVEILEAYLRADGHRVETEDHGLAALPLLARADVAVLDWMLPGMSGVDLTAYARQEYPQLPVLLLTARGEEEDRLRGLNAGADDYVVKPFSPREVVARVRALLRRAGVGERIVAGELSLNLPGRTVTLRGQPVTLSRTEFDLLATLAQYPGLIWARERLMERVWGPNYPGVTRVVDVHIASVRRKLGDDPDAPTFIETVRGLGYRFREE; from the coding sequence GTGGCCACCGTGCTGATCGTGGATGACGACCCGGCCATCGTGGAGATCTTGGAGGCGTATCTGCGCGCGGACGGGCACCGGGTGGAGACCGAGGATCATGGTCTGGCCGCGTTGCCGCTGCTGGCCCGTGCAGACGTGGCTGTTCTGGACTGGATGCTGCCTGGGATGAGCGGCGTGGACCTCACGGCGTACGCACGGCAGGAGTATCCGCAACTGCCCGTGCTCCTGCTGACCGCCCGCGGCGAGGAGGAAGACCGCCTGCGCGGACTGAATGCCGGTGCGGACGATTACGTGGTCAAGCCGTTCAGTCCGCGCGAAGTGGTGGCCCGCGTGCGGGCGCTGCTGCGCCGCGCAGGCGTCGGGGAGCGCATCGTGGCCGGTGAGCTGTCCCTGAACCTGCCTGGGCGGACGGTGACGTTGCGTGGGCAGCCGGTCACGCTGTCGCGCACGGAATTCGATCTTCTCGCCACCCTTGCGCAGTACCCGGGGCTCATCTGGGCGCGCGAGCGGCTGATGGAACGCGTGTGGGGTCCCAACTACCCAGGGGTGACCCGCGTGGTGGACGTGCACATCGCCTCGGTTCGGCGCAAACTGGGGGATGACCCGGACGCCCCGACGTTCATCGAAACCGTCCGGGGGCTGGGCTACCGTTTCCGGGAGGAGTGA
- a CDS encoding peptidoglycan D,D-transpeptidase FtsI family protein: MFVGADVLTSSAATHPPRRLRFITVLLLLPLMMLGSAFTRLALAPSEPRTTVTPVRGALRSADGTVLASGPLHDRRYPQGAVAGPVVGFVGTSAGLEGAERAFDAALQRGEDVTLTLDARVQDAVEEVLIQAVRRTSAQYANAIVMDTRTGDLRAVATVPGFAPASWRTAPAGRWRNRALLDEYEPGSVIKALTVAALLDAGLTTPETRYDTPMVRRVARAAIHDIVPHPARLSTREILRYSSNVGMTRLVEGVPAPQLRRAFAAFGLGRPVTLALPAGDGRVRDATAWTELSQATMAFGQGLTVTTLQLAAAFNVLAADGRYVTPRLTAAVPVRTRPVLAPATAARMREVLHGVIDDGIRGKAALPGYHVGGKTGTAQVVVSGRYSESVFSSTFAGFLPADRPQFTVAVMVRGAQREYQGSQVAAPIFRDISAALVSLYALAPAPEDRKAH, encoded by the coding sequence GTGTTTGTGGGGGCGGACGTCCTGACGAGCAGCGCGGCCACCCACCCGCCCCGCCGCCTGCGGTTCATCACGGTGCTGCTCCTGCTCCCGCTGATGATGCTGGGCTCGGCGTTTACCCGGCTGGCCCTCGCGCCTTCGGAGCCGCGGACCACGGTCACGCCCGTCCGGGGCGCCCTGCGGAGCGCCGACGGAACAGTGCTCGCCTCCGGGCCGCTGCATGACCGGCGGTATCCGCAGGGCGCGGTGGCAGGGCCGGTCGTGGGGTTTGTCGGGACCTCGGCGGGTCTGGAGGGGGCCGAGCGGGCCTTCGACGCGGCCCTGCAGCGGGGTGAGGACGTGACGTTGACCCTGGACGCCCGCGTTCAGGACGCTGTCGAGGAGGTCCTGATCCAGGCCGTGCGGCGCACGTCAGCCCAGTACGCCAACGCCATCGTGATGGACACCCGGACGGGTGACCTGCGCGCCGTGGCGACTGTGCCCGGGTTCGCGCCGGCGTCGTGGCGGACAGCCCCGGCGGGACGCTGGCGCAACCGGGCCCTGCTTGACGAGTATGAGCCGGGCAGCGTGATCAAGGCGTTGACGGTCGCCGCTCTGCTCGACGCTGGCCTGACGACGCCGGAGACGCGGTATGACACGCCGATGGTGCGGCGCGTGGCGCGCGCGGCCATCCACGACATCGTGCCCCACCCGGCCCGCCTGAGTACCCGGGAGATCCTGCGGTACTCCAGCAATGTCGGCATGACGCGCCTCGTGGAGGGCGTGCCGGCCCCGCAGCTTCGCCGCGCCTTCGCCGCGTTCGGCCTGGGACGACCCGTCACGCTGGCCCTGCCGGCCGGTGACGGCCGGGTGCGGGACGCCACGGCATGGACGGAACTGTCGCAGGCCACCATGGCCTTCGGTCAGGGCCTGACGGTCACCACCCTGCAGCTCGCGGCGGCGTTCAACGTACTGGCCGCCGATGGGCGGTACGTCACGCCCCGCCTGACCGCTGCGGTACCCGTGCGAACCCGACCGGTGCTTGCGCCTGCCACCGCCGCCCGCATGCGCGAGGTGCTGCATGGGGTGATTGATGACGGGATCCGGGGCAAGGCGGCGCTGCCGGGCTACCACGTGGGCGGCAAGACCGGCACCGCCCAGGTGGTGGTCAGCGGCCGCTACAGCGAGTCGGTATTCTCCTCGACGTTCGCGGGCTTTCTGCCGGCCGACCGACCCCAGTTCACGGTGGCGGTGATGGTGCGCGGCGCCCAGCGGGAGTATCAGGGCTCCCAGGTGGCGGCCCCCATCTTCCGAGATATCTCGGCCGCGCTGGTCTCGCTGTATGCCCTGGCGCCGGCCCCAGAGGACCGGAAAGCGCACTGA
- a CDS encoding prolipoprotein diacylglyceryl transferase, with translation MNIGGFTIAWYGVLITLGIVAGVWVGTRMARARGLNVDLFNDMILWMIVWGLVGARLVFVATSWHQFAGTPFPRVLLDIVNLRAGGISIHGGLIGGILTIIYFARRYRFDFFRYADLAVPGVAFGVIGGRIGNIMNGTDTVGRVTGWPIGFHWPASARAFHEGMCVPNPNPDLDLSQYCQTIGGQVVMTAPVHFTQMYGVIIGIILSVAAFYWLRSRKSGWAFWQFWLWYSVLRAGWEETFRLNPLFPKAYLNQGLNAPGIGLFTETHLISITLIIVSIYMLWRLRTRPDDRSAATGEFLTPDGASAKVLAGASTVGRS, from the coding sequence CTGAACATCGGTGGGTTCACCATCGCCTGGTACGGGGTGCTGATCACGCTGGGCATCGTGGCCGGCGTGTGGGTCGGCACCCGCATGGCGCGGGCGCGCGGCCTGAACGTGGACCTCTTCAACGACATGATCCTGTGGATGATCGTGTGGGGTCTGGTGGGCGCGCGCCTGGTGTTCGTGGCGACGTCGTGGCACCAGTTCGCCGGCACGCCCTTTCCGCGCGTGCTGCTGGACATCGTGAACCTGCGCGCCGGGGGCATCAGCATCCACGGCGGCCTGATCGGCGGGATCCTGACGATCATCTACTTCGCGCGCCGGTACCGCTTCGACTTCTTCCGCTACGCGGACCTCGCGGTGCCGGGCGTGGCCTTCGGCGTGATCGGCGGGCGCATCGGGAACATCATGAACGGCACCGATACCGTGGGCCGCGTGACCGGGTGGCCCATCGGGTTCCACTGGCCGGCGTCCGCGCGGGCGTTCCACGAGGGCATGTGCGTGCCGAACCCCAACCCGGACCTGGACCTGTCGCAGTACTGCCAGACCATCGGCGGGCAGGTCGTGATGACCGCGCCGGTGCACTTCACGCAGATGTACGGCGTGATCATCGGGATCATCCTGTCGGTCGCGGCGTTCTACTGGCTGCGGTCGCGCAAGTCCGGGTGGGCGTTCTGGCAGTTCTGGCTGTGGTACTCGGTCCTGCGTGCCGGCTGGGAGGAGACCTTCCGCCTGAACCCGCTGTTTCCCAAGGCCTACCTGAACCAGGGCCTGAACGCGCCGGGCATCGGGCTGTTCACGGAAACGCACCTGATCTCCATTACGCTGATCATCGTGAGCATCTACATGCTGTGGCGCCTGCGGACCCGGCCCGACGACCGCTCGGCGGCCACCGGGGAGTTCCTGACGCCCGACGGCGCGAGCGCGAAGGTGCTGGCCGGCGCGTCCACTGTGGGGCGGTCGTGA